Proteins found in one Hypericibacter terrae genomic segment:
- a CDS encoding bifunctional riboflavin kinase/FAD synthetase — MRLFRHHTEIPVEARHAVVALGNFDGVHRGHQAVIGRAQAKARELGTNAAVLTFEPHPREFFKPDQPSFRLTPLRIKVRQLEAMGLDDLFVLPFGPRLAQMSAEAFVIEVLIEGLAAQHVVVGYDFVFGRARRGNAALLADLGQMHGLGVTSVEAAASDGGEVFSSTKVREHLTAGRPMSATALLGRPWEIEGRVEHGDQRGRQLGFPTANIAIGDYLQPMLGVYAVKAGIDMGAATRWVDGVANLGRRPTVGGTRVQLEVHLFDMAADLYGRHLRVAFIDFLRPEKKFSGLPELKAQIAEDSARAREILQAYAGPQPGASPAAAPPTPKGPEGDVYDRALRPKIRPKISTNH; from the coding sequence ATGCGATTATTCCGCCATCACACCGAGATTCCCGTCGAAGCGCGCCATGCCGTGGTGGCGCTGGGGAATTTCGACGGCGTCCATCGCGGCCACCAGGCGGTGATCGGCCGGGCCCAGGCCAAGGCCCGCGAGCTTGGCACCAATGCGGCGGTCCTGACCTTCGAGCCCCATCCGCGCGAATTCTTCAAACCCGATCAGCCGTCCTTCCGCCTGACGCCCCTGCGCATCAAGGTGCGCCAGCTCGAGGCGATGGGACTCGACGATCTCTTCGTGCTGCCCTTCGGTCCGCGGCTCGCCCAGATGAGCGCCGAGGCCTTCGTGATCGAGGTGTTGATCGAGGGGCTCGCCGCCCAGCATGTGGTGGTCGGCTATGATTTCGTGTTCGGCCGCGCGCGGCGCGGCAATGCAGCCCTCCTGGCCGATCTGGGTCAGATGCATGGCTTGGGCGTGACCTCGGTCGAGGCCGCTGCCAGCGACGGCGGCGAGGTGTTCTCTTCCACCAAGGTGCGCGAGCATCTGACCGCCGGCCGGCCGATGAGCGCCACGGCGCTGCTGGGCCGGCCCTGGGAGATCGAGGGCCGCGTCGAGCATGGCGATCAGCGTGGCCGGCAATTGGGGTTTCCCACGGCCAATATCGCGATCGGCGACTATCTCCAGCCGATGCTGGGCGTCTATGCGGTGAAGGCCGGCATCGATATGGGAGCCGCGACGCGCTGGGTCGACGGCGTCGCCAATCTCGGCCGCCGGCCCACCGTCGGCGGCACGCGGGTTCAGCTCGAGGTGCATCTCTTCGACATGGCGGCCGATCTCTATGGGCGGCATCTGCGCGTCGCCTTCATCGACTTCCTGCGGCCGGAGAAGAAGTTCTCCGGATTGCCCGAGCTCAAGGCGCAGATCGCCGAGGACAGCGCCCGCGCGCGCGAAATCCTGCAGGCCTATGCGGGTCCGCAGCCCGGTGCGTCGCCCGCGGCTGCGCCGCCGACGCCGAAAGGACCCGAGGGCGATGTCTATGACCGCGCCCTGCGTCCCAAGATCCGACCCAAGATTTCCACCAACCACTGA
- a CDS encoding dimethylarginine dimethylaminohydrolase family protein — MAGQIGGFNEFGRIRRVALRRPEAAFQSPAKIVAEWQRLAYTEAPLMAEAAREYDRLEACLESVGATLDHLPADPSLTIDALYVRDAAIVAPGGLILCNMGKPARQGEPALHGKALGAAGIPILGRIEGAGRIEGGDLVWFDARCLAVGRGYRTNDEGIRQLQALVGPGVEVVTVPLPHYRGPGDVFHLMSILSPLDRDLLLVYSPLMPVPFREWLIARGMTLVEVPDAEFDSMGCNVLAIAPRHCVMLKGNPQTQARLRAAGCRVEVIAGREISAKGQGGPTCLTRPLLRD; from the coding sequence ATGGCAGGTCAGATCGGCGGCTTCAACGAATTCGGCCGCATCCGGCGGGTGGCGCTGCGCCGGCCCGAGGCCGCATTCCAGAGCCCGGCCAAGATCGTGGCCGAGTGGCAAAGGCTCGCCTATACCGAGGCGCCGCTCATGGCCGAGGCCGCGCGCGAATATGACCGGCTCGAGGCCTGCCTCGAATCCGTGGGCGCGACGCTCGACCATCTGCCGGCCGATCCGAGCCTGACCATCGATGCGCTCTATGTGCGCGACGCCGCGATCGTGGCGCCGGGCGGCCTGATCCTCTGCAACATGGGCAAGCCCGCGCGCCAGGGCGAGCCGGCGCTCCATGGCAAGGCGCTGGGGGCCGCCGGCATTCCGATCCTGGGCCGGATCGAGGGCGCGGGGCGCATCGAGGGCGGCGATCTCGTCTGGTTCGACGCGCGTTGCCTGGCGGTCGGGCGCGGCTATCGCACCAACGACGAGGGCATCCGGCAATTGCAGGCGCTGGTGGGGCCCGGGGTCGAGGTGGTGACGGTCCCGCTGCCGCATTATCGCGGGCCCGGCGACGTGTTCCACCTGATGTCGATCCTGAGCCCGCTCGACCGCGATCTGCTCCTGGTCTATTCGCCGCTGATGCCGGTGCCGTTCCGGGAATGGCTGATCGCGCGCGGCATGACCCTGGTCGAGGTGCCGGATGCGGAGTTCGACAGCATGGGCTGCAACGTGCTGGCGATCGCGCCGCGCCACTGCGTGATGCTCAAGGGCAATCCGCAGACGCAAGCGCGCCTGCGCGCGGCCGGATGCCGGGTCGAGGTCATCGCCGGCCGCGAGATTTCGGCCAAGGGCCAGGGCGGTCCCACCTGCCTGACGCGTCCGCTGCTGCGCGACTGA
- the lspA gene encoding signal peptidase II, producing MGAVLVIVLDQISKWVILTQVMDPPTTLPILPIFDLVLAWNRGVSFSMFSSDAAHAPYLLAGFAVLVAALLGFLLSRVKTPLPAWGLGLVIGGALGNVIDRLRFGAVIDFLYFHYAGWGWPAFNVADSAITVGVGLLLIDGLFGKVRAAK from the coding sequence TTGGGCGCGGTCCTGGTCATCGTCCTGGACCAGATCTCCAAATGGGTCATCCTGACCCAGGTCATGGATCCGCCCACAACCCTCCCGATCCTGCCTATTTTCGACCTGGTGCTGGCCTGGAACCGGGGGGTCAGCTTCAGCATGTTCTCCAGCGATGCGGCCCACGCCCCCTATCTCCTGGCTGGATTCGCGGTTTTGGTGGCGGCGCTGCTGGGATTTTTGCTCAGCCGGGTCAAAACCCCGCTGCCGGCCTGGGGCCTGGGGCTGGTCATCGGCGGGGCGCTGGGCAATGTGATCGACCGATTGCGCTTTGGTGCGGTGATCGATTTCCTGTATTTTCATTATGCGGGATGGGGTTGGCCGGCCTTCAATGTGGCCGACAGCGCCATCACAGTGGGCGTCGGGCTGTTGCTCATCGACGGCTTGTTTGGCAAAGTCCGGGCGGCAAAATAA
- the ileS gene encoding isoleucine--tRNA ligase, translating to MRGNLPTREPETLRRWQELNLFQRLRDASRGRPRFLLHDGPPYANGNIHIGHALNKILKDVVNRTQQMLGKDANYVPGWDCHGLPIEWKIEEKYRAAGRDKDAVPVVEFRRECRDFAEHWIGVQREEFKRLGVEGDWAHPYTTMAFFAEAQIVREIGKFLINGGLFRGSKPVMWSVVEKTALAEAEVEYHDHVSNTIYLRFPILRSALPALAGAGAVIWTTTPWTIPANRAMAYGNEIDYELIEVVAVAEGAVAKPGDKLLVAAALRSEFEKAAQITEAKTLWSGKGEALAGTIARHPLAGKGYEFEVPLLPGGFVTTEQGTGFVHIAPGHGADDYELGIAHGIEVPQTVDEDGSYFPHVPLFAGKRVLRPDGKKGDADPAVMAALTEAGHLLARNRLTHSYPHSWRSRAPLIFRNTAQWFISMEKNDLRRKSLAAIDETRFVPPQGRNRIYSMIESRPDWCISRQRAWGVPIAIFVDKRTGEPLRDQKVVDRVAEAFEKEGADAWFASPPARFLGNEHNPEHFEQVTDIVDVWFDSGSTHAFVLESGKWDLSWPADVYLEGSDQHRGWFHSSLLESCGTRGRAPYNTVITHGFTLDEQGRKMSKSLGNVLAPQEVMKQYGADILRLWVAIGCDYSEDQRIGSEALKFVADHYRRLRNTFRYLLGALDGWSEAERLPPAQMPELERWILHRLAELGQQVRTAADNYDLHNIYMELHNFCAVDLSAFYFDIRKDALYCDAPKSLRRRAVRTVLHELFTCLTAWLAPVLCFTSEEAWQNRPWKEGEESIHLRLFPEIPAAWRDAALAQRWAGLRDLRRVVTGALEIERAEKRIGSSLQAHPTIYLTAELKQLCDGLDLAEISITSLATLIVGAPPAGAFTLPDVPDVGVTVGLAEGEKCERCWRQVPDRGVDPHHPLLCGRCADAVSAGTAA from the coding sequence ATGCGCGGCAACCTGCCGACCCGCGAGCCGGAGACGCTGAGGCGCTGGCAGGAGTTGAACCTGTTCCAGCGCCTGCGCGACGCGTCGCGCGGCCGGCCGCGCTTCCTGCTGCATGACGGCCCGCCCTACGCCAACGGCAACATCCATATCGGCCACGCGCTCAACAAGATCCTGAAGGACGTCGTCAACCGCACCCAGCAGATGCTGGGCAAGGACGCGAACTACGTGCCCGGCTGGGACTGCCACGGCCTGCCGATCGAATGGAAGATCGAGGAGAAATACCGCGCCGCCGGCAGGGACAAGGACGCCGTGCCGGTGGTCGAGTTCCGGCGCGAATGCCGCGACTTCGCCGAACATTGGATCGGCGTGCAGCGCGAGGAGTTCAAGCGCCTCGGCGTCGAGGGCGACTGGGCCCATCCCTACACCACCATGGCCTTTTTCGCCGAGGCGCAGATCGTGCGCGAGATCGGCAAGTTCCTGATAAATGGGGGCCTCTTCCGCGGCTCCAAGCCGGTGATGTGGTCGGTGGTCGAGAAGACCGCGCTGGCCGAGGCCGAGGTCGAGTATCACGACCATGTCTCGAACACGATCTATCTGCGCTTCCCGATCCTGCGCTCGGCCCTGCCGGCGCTGGCGGGGGCGGGGGCCGTGATCTGGACCACCACGCCCTGGACGATTCCGGCCAACCGCGCCATGGCCTATGGCAATGAGATCGACTACGAGCTGATCGAAGTGGTCGCGGTCGCCGAAGGTGCCGTGGCGAAGCCGGGCGACAAGCTCCTGGTTGCCGCGGCCTTGCGCTCCGAGTTCGAGAAGGCGGCGCAGATCACGGAGGCGAAGACGCTGTGGTCGGGCAAGGGCGAGGCGCTCGCCGGCACGATCGCGCGCCATCCGCTCGCCGGCAAGGGCTATGAGTTCGAGGTGCCGTTGCTGCCGGGCGGTTTCGTCACCACCGAGCAGGGCACGGGTTTCGTGCATATCGCGCCCGGCCATGGCGCCGACGACTATGAACTTGGCATCGCGCATGGCATCGAGGTGCCGCAGACGGTCGACGAGGATGGCAGCTATTTCCCGCATGTGCCGCTGTTCGCGGGCAAACGCGTCTTGCGTCCCGATGGCAAGAAGGGCGATGCCGACCCGGCCGTGATGGCGGCGCTGACCGAGGCGGGCCATCTGCTCGCCAGGAACCGACTCACCCACTCCTATCCGCACAGCTGGCGCTCGCGGGCACCGCTCATCTTCCGCAACACGGCGCAATGGTTCATCTCGATGGAGAAGAACGATCTGCGCCGCAAGTCGCTGGCCGCCATCGACGAGACCCGCTTCGTGCCGCCGCAGGGCCGCAACCGGATCTATTCGATGATCGAGAGCCGGCCCGACTGGTGCATCTCGCGCCAGCGCGCCTGGGGCGTGCCGATCGCCATCTTCGTGGACAAGCGCACGGGCGAACCGCTGCGCGACCAGAAGGTGGTGGATCGCGTCGCCGAGGCCTTCGAGAAGGAGGGCGCGGACGCCTGGTTCGCCAGCCCGCCGGCGCGCTTCCTCGGCAACGAGCACAATCCCGAGCATTTCGAACAGGTCACCGACATCGTCGACGTCTGGTTCGATTCCGGCTCGACGCATGCCTTCGTGCTCGAATCCGGCAAGTGGGATCTGAGCTGGCCGGCCGACGTCTATCTCGAGGGCTCGGACCAGCATCGCGGCTGGTTCCATTCCTCGCTGCTGGAATCCTGCGGCACGCGCGGTCGCGCGCCCTACAACACCGTGATCACCCACGGCTTCACGCTCGACGAGCAAGGCCGGAAGATGTCGAAGTCCCTGGGCAACGTGCTGGCGCCCCAGGAGGTGATGAAGCAGTACGGCGCCGACATCCTGCGGCTCTGGGTCGCGATCGGCTGCGACTATTCCGAGGATCAGCGCATCGGCAGCGAGGCGCTCAAATTCGTCGCCGATCACTATCGGCGCCTGCGCAACACCTTCCGCTACCTCCTGGGTGCGCTCGACGGCTGGAGCGAGGCGGAACGGCTGCCACCGGCGCAGATGCCGGAGCTGGAGCGCTGGATCCTGCATCGCCTGGCGGAGCTCGGCCAGCAGGTCCGTACCGCCGCCGACAATTACGACCTCCATAACATCTATATGGAGCTGCACAACTTCTGCGCGGTCGATCTCAGCGCCTTCTATTTCGACATCCGGAAGGATGCGCTCTATTGCGATGCGCCCAAAAGCCTTCGCCGTCGGGCCGTCCGCACCGTGCTGCACGAGCTCTTCACCTGCCTCACCGCCTGGCTGGCGCCGGTGCTCTGCTTCACATCCGAAGAGGCCTGGCAGAATCGGCCCTGGAAGGAGGGCGAGGAGAGCATCCATCTGCGGCTCTTCCCGGAGATCCCGGCCGCCTGGCGCGACGCTGCGCTGGCGCAGCGCTGGGCGGGCCTGCGCGATCTGCGCCGCGTCGTGACCGGCGCCCTCGAGATCGAGCGCGCGGAAAAGCGCATCGGCTCGAGCCTGCAGGCCCATCCCACGATCTATCTGACGGCCGAGCTGAAGCAGCTTTGCGACGGGCTCGACCTGGCCGAGATCAGCATCACCTCGCTCGCGACCCTGATCGTGGGCGCGCCGCCCGCGGGCGCCTTCACCCTGCCCGACGTGCCCGATGTCGGCGTCACGGTCGGCCTGGCCGAGGGCGAGAAATGCGAGCGCTGCTGGCGCCAGGTGCCGGACCGGGGCGTCGACCCGCACCATCCCCTGCTCTGCGGTCGCTGCGCCGACGCGGTGTCGGCCGGGACGGCTGCCTGA
- a CDS encoding DUF3035 domain-containing protein, giving the protein MTKNDALRACCAVILLVGLSGCDSAREIFGYNKQAPDEFQVYARAPLSLPPDYNLRPPAPGAPRPQEGTPRDQAASAVFGDYAFGGSLGEALGEPQDTTSTGEKAFLQSAGATGIDPSIRQTIDVETAALIEQDQTLIDRLIFWREAGVPGTVVDPAKEQQRLQENSALGLPVTTGETPTIERKKKALLEGIF; this is encoded by the coding sequence ATGACAAAGAATGACGCGCTTCGCGCTTGCTGCGCGGTGATCCTGCTGGTCGGTCTTTCCGGCTGCGATTCGGCGCGCGAGATCTTCGGCTACAACAAGCAGGCGCCGGACGAGTTCCAGGTCTATGCGCGCGCCCCCTTGAGCTTGCCGCCCGATTACAATCTGCGTCCGCCGGCCCCCGGCGCACCCCGCCCGCAGGAAGGCACGCCCCGCGACCAGGCGGCCTCGGCCGTGTTCGGCGACTATGCCTTCGGCGGCAGCCTCGGCGAGGCCTTGGGCGAACCCCAGGACACGACCTCGACCGGCGAGAAGGCGTTCCTCCAGAGCGCCGGCGCCACCGGCATCGATCCCTCGATCCGCCAGACCATCGATGTCGAGACTGCGGCCCTGATCGAGCAGGATCAGACGCTGATCGACCGGCTGATCTTCTGGCGGGAGGCGGGCGTGCCCGGCACCGTGGTCGATCCGGCCAAGGAACAGCAGCGCCTGCAGGAAAATTCGGCGCTGGGTCTGCCGGTCACGACCGGCGAGACGCCGACGATCGAGCGCAAGAAGAAGGCGCTGCTCGAAGGCATCTTCTAG
- a CDS encoding M16 family metallopeptidase, which yields MSNRPDHEARLRGVRRRACCAIFGLLLLAGLLAGLASPSQAKVFSPETFTLENGLQVVVITSRRAPVVTQMVFYKVGGADETPGKSGLAHFLEHLMFRGTKTYGAGQFSTIVARLGGNENAFTTADYTAYHQSVAIEALPKVMELEADRMANLVLDKKTVDTERDVILEERRMRIDNNPGAQLSEMLNAVLYLNHPYRVPVIGWEQEMEGLNADDVQDFYGHWYAPNNAILVLSGDISAAEAKPLVEKYYGPVARRDVPVRHRPTEPQQFAPRRVTLESASVQQPSWVRTYQAPNYAGPKQDQAYALEVLAQILSGDSNARLYRHLVVEQKLAAGVWSNYDGDRVDLGSFTFAATPNPGGKLDAIEAAIDREIADLLANGVTDEEVARAKASLVDGAVKARDSLMGPAKALGSALAIGLKVDDIENWPDRIAAVTRAQIEAAAKSVLDINQSATGLLIPAPGAAASAPAGAPPVPLEGVTP from the coding sequence ATGTCGAATCGACCCGACCATGAGGCCCGCCTTCGCGGCGTCCGGCGCCGTGCCTGTTGCGCGATCTTCGGCCTGCTGCTGCTGGCGGGCCTCCTTGCCGGCCTTGCGAGCCCGAGCCAGGCCAAGGTCTTCAGTCCCGAGACCTTCACCCTCGAGAACGGTCTGCAGGTGGTGGTCATCACCAGCCGGCGCGCGCCGGTCGTGACCCAGATGGTGTTCTACAAGGTCGGCGGCGCCGACGAGACGCCCGGCAAGAGCGGGCTCGCGCATTTCCTCGAGCACCTCATGTTCCGCGGCACCAAGACCTACGGCGCCGGGCAGTTCTCGACCATCGTGGCGCGGCTCGGCGGCAATGAGAACGCCTTCACCACCGCCGACTACACGGCCTATCACCAGTCGGTCGCGATCGAGGCCCTGCCCAAGGTCATGGAGCTCGAGGCCGATCGCATGGCCAACCTCGTGCTCGACAAGAAGACGGTCGATACCGAGCGCGACGTCATCCTCGAAGAGCGCCGCATGCGCATCGACAACAATCCAGGCGCCCAGCTCTCCGAGATGCTGAACGCGGTGCTCTATCTCAATCATCCCTACCGGGTTCCGGTGATCGGCTGGGAGCAGGAGATGGAGGGGCTGAACGCCGACGACGTGCAGGATTTCTACGGGCACTGGTATGCGCCCAACAACGCGATCCTGGTGCTGTCGGGCGATATCTCGGCGGCAGAGGCGAAGCCGCTGGTCGAGAAATATTACGGGCCGGTCGCGCGCCGCGACGTGCCGGTGCGCCACCGTCCGACCGAGCCGCAGCAATTCGCGCCGCGCCGCGTGACGCTGGAAAGCGCCAGCGTGCAGCAGCCCTCCTGGGTGCGCACCTATCAGGCGCCCAATTATGCCGGGCCGAAGCAGGATCAGGCTTATGCGCTCGAGGTGCTGGCGCAGATCCTCAGCGGCGATAGCAATGCCCGGCTCTACCGTCATCTGGTGGTCGAGCAGAAGCTCGCCGCGGGCGTCTGGAGCAACTATGACGGCGATCGCGTCGATCTCGGCAGCTTCACATTCGCCGCCACGCCCAATCCGGGCGGCAAGCTCGACGCCATCGAAGCCGCGATCGATCGCGAGATCGCCGACCTTCTCGCCAACGGCGTCACCGACGAGGAGGTCGCTCGGGCCAAGGCCTCGCTGGTCGACGGCGCGGTCAAGGCCCGCGACAGCCTGATGGGTCCCGCCAAAGCGCTGGGCTCGGCGCTCGCCATCGGGCTGAAGGTCGACGATATCGAGAACTGGCCCGACCGCATCGCCGCCGTGACGCGCGCCCAGATCGAGGCCGCCGCCAAGTCGGTCCTCGACATCAACCAGTCCGCCACCGGCCTGCTGATTCCCGCGCCGGGCGCGGCCGCCTCGGCGCCGGCCGGCGCGCCGCCGGTGCCGCTCGAAGGGGTAACGCCATGA
- a CDS encoding PAS domain-containing protein, protein MLAEATAAELTAAIECLGIAVFVVEAEPNGDFRYIAVNKLELETCGARYGQILGKRPEDLFAPEDAARFNAEYRECLGSRRVIERDLVSGVAEGVTWHTTLTPIVGADGSARRVMGTHRKAEPTHPVERIDLNASASRVSAKDQMELACRFMPDTTVTYVNDRYCRYFGKPREALLGKRFIDSVAPDQRANILRQLAAVTPDQPVAEYMLRSRLLNGEIGWQLWRDRAVFSEAGELLEFHSVGVDVTRVKELEDELRKSEERFSLAVQGSNDGIWDWNFETGEIWFSPRWKEMLGYSADELPNSLESWHSVLHADDAQVALKLVADYNAGRTERFLAQLRHRHKDGSTRHILSRAINKRDATGRVTRIVGANTDITQIKQREQELTDLQKMLNRGAELAKLGYWAWDEANDRCVYCTEEVARLHGVTVEEYHGILGSNTNIAERVHPEDRQRYVDVLNGSRAACRPYDIEFRLYRRGGELVYAREVGDFVQDENGRVVRSVGITQDITAFRMQQEAMRAEEERLQDYVIELEQAKSRLESQGKELAILAEDLALAKTKAEAASRTKSEFLAMMSHEIRTPMNGLIGMTGLLLDTELTDEQSHYAQTVRESAEALLSIINDILDFSKLEAGRMRIDPVDFELDRVIDSVVTLLSPRAAAKGIALKALPCAKEAQWLKGDAGRLRQIFFNLVGNAVKFTEKGSVTIGTKLRTREDGEVELYAEVVDTGIGIPEAAQATLFTRFTQADSSTSRKYGGTGLGLAICKQLVDLMGGEIALESDPNKGSRFWFTVRCQIAQPQRSPDSLGLTGVERPRRGLRILVAEDNQVNQLLVSALLRRLGCQVDLVSNGLEAISAVQRIPYDLILMDVQMPEMDGIAASQAIRRLPGDVRRIPIIALTANAMAGQREEYIEAGMDEYVSKPIDMAQLMGAMTRLCGAEEPGDTASAEEPVPAAAPDAAGKAAADKSATDELSALIDEIDQRTPPKTKTA, encoded by the coding sequence ATGCTGGCAGAAGCGACAGCGGCCGAATTGACTGCGGCGATCGAATGCCTCGGCATCGCGGTGTTCGTCGTGGAGGCCGAGCCGAACGGCGATTTCCGCTATATCGCGGTCAACAAGCTCGAGCTCGAGACCTGCGGCGCCCGCTACGGCCAGATCCTGGGCAAGCGGCCCGAAGACCTGTTCGCGCCCGAGGATGCGGCGCGCTTCAACGCCGAATATCGCGAATGCCTCGGGAGTCGGCGCGTCATCGAACGCGACCTGGTGAGCGGCGTCGCCGAAGGCGTCACCTGGCACACCACGCTCACGCCCATCGTCGGCGCCGACGGCAGCGCGCGACGCGTGATGGGCACCCACCGCAAGGCCGAACCGACCCATCCGGTCGAACGCATCGATCTCAACGCCAGCGCATCGCGGGTCAGCGCCAAGGACCAGATGGAGCTGGCCTGCCGCTTCATGCCCGACACGACGGTGACATACGTCAACGACCGCTATTGCCGCTATTTCGGCAAGCCGCGCGAGGCCCTGCTGGGCAAGCGCTTCATCGACAGCGTCGCGCCGGACCAGCGCGCCAACATCCTGCGCCAGCTGGCCGCGGTCACGCCGGATCAGCCGGTCGCGGAGTATATGCTGCGCAGCCGGCTGCTGAATGGCGAGATCGGCTGGCAGCTCTGGCGCGACCGCGCCGTCTTCAGCGAAGCGGGCGAGCTGCTCGAGTTCCACAGCGTGGGTGTCGACGTCACGCGGGTGAAGGAGCTCGAGGACGAACTGCGCAAGAGCGAGGAGCGTTTTTCGCTCGCGGTCCAGGGCTCGAACGACGGCATCTGGGACTGGAACTTCGAGACCGGCGAGATCTGGTTCTCCCCGCGCTGGAAGGAGATGCTGGGCTACAGCGCCGACGAGCTGCCGAACAGCCTCGAATCCTGGCATTCGGTGCTTCACGCCGACGACGCGCAGGTCGCCCTCAAGTTGGTCGCGGACTACAATGCGGGCCGCACCGAACGGTTCCTGGCGCAGCTGCGCCATCGCCACAAGGACGGCTCCACCCGCCATATCCTGTCGCGCGCCATCAACAAGCGCGATGCCACGGGCCGGGTCACGCGCATCGTCGGCGCCAACACCGACATCACCCAGATCAAGCAGCGCGAGCAGGAGCTGACGGACCTGCAGAAGATGCTGAACCGCGGCGCGGAGCTGGCCAAGCTCGGCTATTGGGCGTGGGACGAGGCCAATGACCGGTGCGTCTATTGCACCGAGGAAGTGGCGCGCCTCCATGGCGTGACGGTCGAGGAATATCACGGGATTCTCGGCAGCAACACGAACATCGCCGAACGCGTCCATCCCGAGGACCGGCAGCGCTATGTCGACGTGCTCAATGGCAGCCGCGCCGCCTGCCGGCCCTACGACATCGAGTTCCGGCTCTACCGGCGCGGCGGCGAGCTGGTCTATGCGCGCGAGGTCGGCGATTTCGTGCAGGACGAGAACGGCCGCGTCGTGCGCTCGGTCGGCATCACCCAGGACATCACCGCCTTCCGCATGCAGCAGGAGGCGATGCGCGCCGAGGAGGAACGGCTCCAGGATTACGTGATCGAACTCGAGCAGGCCAAGAGCCGGCTCGAATCGCAGGGCAAGGAGCTGGCCATCCTGGCCGAGGATCTGGCGCTGGCGAAGACCAAGGCGGAAGCCGCCAGCCGCACCAAGTCCGAATTCCTCGCCATGATGAGCCACGAGATCCGCACGCCGATGAACGGCCTCATTGGCATGACCGGCCTGCTGCTCGATACCGAGCTCACCGACGAGCAGAGCCACTACGCGCAGACGGTGCGCGAATCGGCCGAGGCGCTGCTCAGCATCATCAACGACATCCTCGACTTCTCGAAGCTCGAGGCGGGCCGCATGCGCATCGATCCGGTCGATTTCGAGCTCGACCGCGTGATCGACAGCGTCGTCACGCTGCTCTCGCCGCGCGCCGCCGCCAAGGGCATCGCGCTCAAGGCGCTGCCTTGCGCGAAGGAAGCGCAGTGGCTGAAGGGCGACGCGGGGCGGTTGCGCCAGATCTTCTTCAACCTCGTCGGCAACGCGGTGAAGTTCACCGAAAAGGGCTCGGTCACGATCGGCACCAAACTGCGCACGCGCGAGGACGGCGAGGTCGAGCTCTATGCGGAAGTCGTCGATACCGGCATCGGCATTCCCGAAGCCGCGCAAGCCACCCTCTTCACCCGCTTCACCCAGGCGGACAGCTCGACCTCGCGCAAATATGGCGGCACCGGCCTCGGTCTCGCCATCTGCAAGCAGCTGGTCGACCTCATGGGCGGCGAGATCGCGCTCGAGAGCGATCCGAACAAGGGCAGCCGCTTCTGGTTCACGGTGCGCTGCCAGATCGCTCAGCCGCAGCGCTCGCCCGACAGCCTGGGCCTCACCGGCGTGGAACGTCCGCGCCGGGGCCTGCGCATCCTCGTGGCCGAGGACAACCAGGTGAACCAGCTGCTGGTGAGCGCCCTGCTGCGCCGCCTGGGCTGCCAGGTCGATCTGGTCTCGAACGGCCTCGAGGCGATCTCGGCCGTGCAGCGGATCCCCTACGATCTCATCCTGATGGATGTGCAGATGCCGGAAATGGATGGCATCGCCGCCTCGCAGGCCATCCGCCGCCTGCCGGGGGACGTCCGGCGCATCCCGATCATCGCGCTCACCGCCAATGCGATGGCCGGCCAGCGCGAAGAGTATATCGAAGCCGGCATGGACGAATATGTGTCGAAGCCGATCGACATGGCGCAGCTGATGGGCGCCATGACCCGCCTCTGCGGCGCCGAAGAACCCGGCGACACCGCATCCGCCGAGGAGCCCGTACCCGCAGCGGCGCCCGACGCCGCCGGCAAGGCTGCGGCCGACAAGAGCGCGACGGACGAGCTCTCCGCGCTGATTGACGAGATCGACCAGCGGACACCTCCCAAGACCAAGACCGCCTGA
- a CDS encoding MaoC family dehydratase produces the protein MADVGSGHFLEDLSVGQSATYAKTVTDADIVLFAGISGDVNPVHLDQDYATGTMFKGRIAHGMLTASFISAVLGTKLPGPGCIYVSQNLKFKAPVRIGETVRATVTVTAIDPVRARVTVSTVCKVGETVVIDGEAQLVVPRRQVQAAE, from the coding sequence ATGGCTGACGTGGGTAGCGGGCATTTCCTCGAGGATCTGTCGGTCGGACAGTCCGCGACCTATGCCAAGACCGTGACGGACGCCGATATCGTCCTGTTTGCGGGCATCTCCGGCGACGTCAATCCGGTCCATCTCGACCAGGATTACGCGACCGGCACCATGTTCAAGGGCCGGATCGCCCATGGCATGCTGACCGCGAGCTTCATCTCGGCCGTGCTCGGCACCAAGCTGCCGGGGCCGGGCTGCATCTATGTGAGCCAGAACCTCAAATTCAAAGCCCCGGTCCGCATCGGCGAGACAGTGCGCGCGACCGTGACGGTCACGGCGATCGACCCGGTCCGCGCCCGGGTCACGGTCTCGACCGTCTGCAAGGTCGGCGAAACCGTCGTCATCGATGGCGAGGCCCAGTTGGTGGTGCCGCGCCGCCAGGTCCAGGCGGCCGAGTAA